In one window of Streptomyces griseus subsp. griseus DNA:
- a CDS encoding cysteine desulfurase-like protein produces the protein MSYDVSTVRAQFPALQAGTAHFDGPGGTQTPAPVIAAFTEALSRPLSIRGTTLPGEVHAETIVGEFRQALADLLGADPGGIVHGRSSTQLTYDISRALSRSWAPGDEVVVSRLDHDANIRPWVQAAERAGAVVRWAEFDPATGELPTEAVGALLTERTRLVAVTGASNLIGTRPDVAAIGELVHRAGALFHVDGVHLTAHDFVDVERLGADFFVCSPYKFFGPHHGVLAARPELLEALRPDKLVPSSDAVPERFELGTLPYESLAATRAAVDFIADLGPGGAAGGRRDRLRSAYAAIEAHESALLEVAEKALGELGGVTVHSRAAQRTPTLLLTFEGRDASDAYRFLARSGVHAPAGSFYALEASRHLGLGDAGGLRVGLSPYNDADDVERLLTGLADFLR, from the coding sequence TTGAGTTACGACGTCAGCACGGTGCGCGCGCAGTTTCCCGCCCTCCAGGCCGGTACGGCCCACTTCGACGGCCCCGGCGGCACACAGACCCCCGCGCCCGTCATCGCGGCCTTCACCGAGGCGCTGAGCCGGCCGCTGTCGATCCGGGGCACCACCCTGCCCGGCGAGGTGCACGCGGAGACGATCGTCGGCGAGTTCAGACAGGCGCTGGCGGATCTGCTGGGCGCGGACCCGGGCGGGATCGTCCACGGACGCAGCTCCACCCAGCTGACGTACGACATCTCCCGTGCTCTGTCGCGGAGTTGGGCGCCGGGCGACGAGGTGGTGGTCAGCCGGCTGGACCATGACGCCAACATCCGCCCCTGGGTGCAGGCGGCCGAGCGGGCCGGTGCGGTGGTGCGGTGGGCGGAGTTCGACCCGGCCACCGGGGAGCTGCCCACGGAGGCCGTCGGCGCGCTGCTCACCGAGCGGACCCGGCTGGTGGCGGTCACCGGGGCCTCCAACCTGATCGGCACCCGGCCCGATGTCGCCGCGATCGGTGAGCTGGTCCACCGGGCCGGTGCGCTGTTCCATGTCGACGGGGTGCATCTGACGGCGCACGACTTCGTGGATGTGGAGCGGCTGGGCGCCGACTTCTTCGTCTGCTCGCCGTACAAGTTCTTCGGCCCCCACCACGGTGTGCTCGCCGCCCGCCCGGAGCTGCTGGAGGCCCTGCGGCCGGACAAGCTGGTGCCGTCCAGCGACGCCGTCCCCGAGCGCTTCGAGCTCGGCACCCTCCCGTACGAGTCGCTGGCGGCGACCCGGGCCGCCGTCGACTTCATCGCGGACCTGGGTCCCGGCGGCGCGGCGGGGGGCCGGCGGGACCGGCTGCGGTCCGCCTACGCGGCGATCGAGGCCCATGAGAGCGCCCTGCTGGAGGTGGCCGAGAAGGCGCTGGGCGAGCTCGGCGGGGTGACGGTGCACTCCCGGGCGGCCCAGCGGACGCCCACGCTGCTGCTCACCTTCGAGGGCCGGGACGCCTCGGACGCCTACCGCTTCCTCGCCCGGTCCGGCGTCCACGCCCCGGCCGGTTCCTTCTACGCCCTGGAGGCCTCCCGGCACCTGGGCCTCGGCGACGCGGGCGGTCTGCGGGTGGGGCTGTCCCCGTACAACGACGCGGACGATGTGGAGCGGCTGCTGACGGGGCTGGCGGACTTCCTGCGCTGA
- a CDS encoding sterol desaturase family protein, translating to MDECERSADGEINSSGYADGGKSAVGISPASVLRAAAYPLLLLAVVLVGASALVLRWDPAIVSPLFLIGTLAYLALLEQLIPYARSWHPGKDEWRWYGVYFLLTMAGSGLAQLLVTAAVGWISAEERSHHLWAEIPGALLAGSLVSYLVHRLGHTSALLWRLHGVHHVPDKVNVANNGVNHVLDIVLAQSLVQLTLALAGFSRSAVLVTGLFVVAQGYFVHANIDVRIGRFNHLLASPEQHRLHHSTDLSEAGHYGSDLSCWDHLFGSFTWHPGREPAAVGLHDPASFPGTGEIVAGFLHPWRRRPEPETPAAPDATT from the coding sequence ATGGACGAGTGCGAACGGTCCGCCGATGGCGAGATCAATTCGTCTGGATATGCGGACGGCGGAAAGAGTGCGGTCGGAATCTCCCCGGCTTCCGTCCTCCGTGCGGCCGCCTATCCACTCCTCTTGCTGGCCGTCGTCCTTGTCGGCGCGTCAGCATTGGTTCTGCGCTGGGATCCGGCCATCGTGAGCCCGCTTTTCCTCATCGGTACTCTCGCGTATCTGGCCCTTCTCGAACAACTGATTCCCTATGCCCGGAGCTGGCACCCGGGAAAGGACGAGTGGCGCTGGTACGGCGTCTACTTCCTGCTCACCATGGCCGGAAGTGGGCTGGCACAACTTCTGGTCACCGCCGCCGTGGGGTGGATCTCTGCCGAAGAGCGGAGCCACCACCTCTGGGCCGAGATCCCGGGCGCCCTGCTGGCCGGATCACTCGTCAGCTACCTGGTGCACCGCCTCGGCCACACCAGCGCCCTCCTGTGGCGCCTGCACGGGGTGCACCACGTCCCGGACAAGGTCAACGTCGCCAACAACGGCGTCAACCACGTGCTGGACATCGTGCTCGCCCAGAGCCTCGTCCAGCTGACTCTGGCCCTGGCCGGCTTCTCCCGCTCGGCCGTGCTGGTCACCGGGCTCTTCGTCGTCGCCCAGGGGTACTTCGTCCACGCCAACATCGACGTCCGCATCGGCCGGTTCAACCATCTGCTGGCCAGTCCCGAACAGCACCGCCTGCACCACAGCACCGACCTGTCCGAAGCCGGCCACTACGGCTCCGACCTCTCGTGCTGGGACCACCTCTTCGGCAGCTTCACCTGGCACCCCGGCCGCGAACCCGCCGCCGTCGGTCTCCACGACCCGGCCTCCTTCCCCGGCACCGGGGAGATCGTCGCGGGGTTCCTGCACCCGTGGCGGCGCCGGCCGGAGCCGGAAACCCCGGCCGCACCGGACGCCACCACCTGA
- a CDS encoding MerR family transcriptional regulator — MDDAVSTLTRDPAVGGLTTGAVARLLGVAPTTLRSWDRRYGIGPASREGGRHRRWTAADVRLLECMCGLTSAGMPPAEAARAALASTSREAPARPDGQRSRDGRETGDEQRSRDRWPASHTPGALPVGRARRECRGLARAAVRLDAQAMDDLLAEAIDRHGLLAAWESVIMPTLHAVGRKWETAGERYIEVEHLLSWHVSSALRRVASQRPPVAGSGVSLLACTPGESHTLALEALAAGLAQQGLPVRMFGAALPVEAMEEAVRRTGPAAVVLWAQSRSTASRALVARVESIEWGVRGARRRPVVLAAGPGWAGQLPPGARHPSGLAEAVDALAAIGRR; from the coding sequence ATGGACGATGCGGTCTCCACCCTCACCAGAGACCCCGCCGTCGGTGGCCTGACCACCGGGGCGGTGGCCCGGCTGCTGGGGGTGGCGCCGACGACGCTGCGCTCGTGGGACCGCCGTTACGGGATCGGCCCCGCCTCGCGCGAGGGTGGCAGGCACCGGCGGTGGACGGCGGCCGACGTTCGGCTGTTGGAGTGCATGTGCGGCCTGACGAGCGCGGGAATGCCCCCGGCCGAAGCCGCCCGCGCGGCCCTGGCGAGCACCTCCCGGGAGGCTCCCGCGCGGCCGGACGGGCAGAGGAGCCGCGATGGGCGGGAGACCGGGGACGAGCAGAGGAGCCGCGACCGGTGGCCCGCCTCCCACACCCCCGGGGCGCTCCCGGTCGGCCGGGCCCGCCGGGAGTGCCGAGGCCTCGCCAGGGCGGCCGTCCGCCTCGACGCGCAGGCCATGGACGACCTGCTGGCCGAGGCGATCGACCGGCACGGGCTGCTCGCCGCGTGGGAGTCGGTCATCATGCCGACGCTGCACGCCGTCGGCCGCAAATGGGAGACGGCGGGGGAGCGTTACATCGAGGTCGAACACCTCCTGTCCTGGCATGTCTCCAGCGCGCTGCGCAGGGTCGCGTCGCAGCGCCCGCCCGTGGCCGGCTCAGGCGTCTCGCTCCTGGCCTGCACCCCGGGCGAGAGCCATACGCTGGCCCTGGAGGCGCTCGCCGCCGGACTGGCCCAACAGGGCCTGCCGGTAAGGATGTTCGGCGCGGCCCTGCCGGTGGAGGCGATGGAGGAGGCGGTACGGCGCACCGGGCCCGCCGCCGTCGTGCTCTGGGCCCAGTCCCGGTCCACCGCGAGCCGAGCGCTGGTGGCGCGGGTGGAGTCCATCGAGTGGGGCGTGCGGGGCGCCCGCCGGCGGCCGGTCGTGCTGGCCGCCGGACCGGGCTGGGCCGGGCAGCTGCCGCCCGGTGCCCGCCATCCGTCCGGTCTCGCCGAGGCGGTGGACGCCCTCGCGGCCATCGGCCGCCGCTGA
- a CDS encoding phytoene desaturase family protein: MADDPSTARTAPDDWSSRERTPGTPPRVIVVGAGVAGLSTGCYAQMSGARTRIFEKHVLPGGCCTAWSRDGYLFDYCIEWLIGTAPGNDAHQVWRELGALDGKTVTNFELFNKVEDENGRSVTFYNDPDRLEAHLLAISPADAPLIRAFTRDLKRFIAIDLYPFLTAPALRTVRERAATLRTVLPAFRLFWRTAATPMHVFADKFQDPLLRRAFRNIFFQDPEGFPLLPYLFNMAAAYHLNAGFPQGGSLGLSRSVEERYLGLGGQVTYRARTEKILVENDRAIGVELRNGKRYFAEHIVSAADGHTTVHELLGGRYTGPRIDKLYTDLIQRPGTLFPAVVSAFVGLRGDFDPGEAHSTTHLLPEEDGKRLPGALQNSLVVQARSRYSDGFAPPGRSVLHCTYFSDYAYWKELRTRNRKEYRERKHEVADFVRTFLERRSPGITDRIDLVDVASPATTHRYTGNHNGSILAWKAFSDADDVSARLVGKDRMRLPGLTGFSMAGQWVGMGGLIRAASTGRFAVQYLCRELGLEFRAWESEATEPWHTGKLGRLPQLDRWSAREDTSP; the protein is encoded by the coding sequence ATGGCGGATGATCCGAGCACGGCCCGAACCGCGCCCGACGACTGGAGCAGCCGCGAGCGCACCCCCGGCACCCCACCCCGCGTGATCGTCGTCGGCGCGGGTGTGGCCGGCCTCTCCACCGGCTGCTACGCCCAGATGAGCGGCGCCAGGACCCGGATCTTCGAGAAGCACGTCCTGCCCGGCGGCTGCTGCACCGCCTGGTCGCGGGACGGCTACCTCTTCGACTACTGCATCGAGTGGCTGATCGGCACCGCCCCCGGCAACGACGCCCACCAGGTCTGGCGGGAGCTGGGCGCCCTCGACGGCAAGACCGTCACCAACTTCGAGCTGTTCAACAAGGTCGAGGACGAGAACGGCCGCTCGGTCACCTTCTACAACGACCCGGACCGGCTCGAAGCCCACCTGCTGGCGATCTCACCCGCCGACGCGCCCCTGATCCGGGCCTTCACCCGCGACCTGAAGCGGTTCATCGCCATCGACCTCTACCCGTTCCTGACGGCACCGGCCCTGCGGACCGTACGGGAGCGGGCGGCGACCCTGCGCACGGTGCTGCCGGCCTTCCGGCTCTTCTGGCGGACGGCCGCCACCCCGATGCACGTCTTCGCCGACAAGTTCCAGGACCCGCTGCTGCGCCGGGCCTTCCGCAACATCTTCTTCCAGGACCCGGAGGGCTTCCCGCTCCTGCCGTACCTGTTCAACATGGCCGCGGCGTACCACCTCAACGCCGGCTTCCCGCAGGGTGGTTCACTCGGCCTCTCGCGCTCCGTCGAGGAGCGCTACCTCGGCCTGGGCGGGCAGGTCACCTACCGGGCCCGTACCGAGAAGATCCTGGTCGAGAACGACCGGGCGATCGGCGTCGAACTCCGCAACGGCAAGCGCTACTTCGCCGAGCACATCGTCTCCGCCGCCGACGGACACACCACCGTCCACGAACTGCTCGGCGGCCGATACACCGGCCCCAGGATCGACAAGCTCTACACCGACCTCATCCAGCGCCCCGGCACCCTCTTCCCCGCGGTCGTCTCCGCCTTCGTCGGCCTGCGCGGCGACTTCGACCCGGGCGAGGCCCACAGCACCACCCACCTCCTCCCGGAGGAGGACGGCAAGCGGCTCCCCGGCGCCCTGCAGAACAGCCTGGTCGTCCAGGCGCGCTCCCGCTACTCCGACGGCTTCGCGCCTCCGGGCCGCTCCGTCCTGCACTGCACCTACTTCAGCGACTACGCCTACTGGAAGGAGCTGCGCACCCGGAACCGCAAGGAGTACCGGGAACGCAAACACGAGGTCGCCGACTTCGTCCGCACCTTCCTGGAGCGCCGCTCCCCGGGCATCACCGACCGCATCGACCTGGTCGACGTGGCCTCGCCCGCCACCACCCACCGGTACACCGGCAACCACAACGGCTCCATCCTCGCCTGGAAGGCGTTCTCCGACGCCGACGACGTCTCGGCCCGACTGGTCGGGAAGGACCGGATGCGGCTCCCCGGCCTCACCGGCTTCTCCATGGCCGGGCAGTGGGTCGGCATGGGCGGCCTGATCCGCGCCGCCTCCACCGGCCGCTTCGCCGTCCAGTACCTCTGCCGCGAACTCGGCCTGGAATTCCGGGCGTGGGAGAGCGAGGCCACCGAGCCCTGGCACACCGGCAAGCTGGGCCGACTGCCCCAGCTGGACCGGTGGTCAGCACGGGAGGACACCAGCCCATGA